In Streptomyces durocortorensis, a genomic segment contains:
- the abc-f gene encoding ribosomal protection-like ABC-F family protein: MHPQRDRAQLTLKDVSKAYGDRSVLDQVTLTVRPGEKTAVIGENGSGKSTLLRLLAGVEAPDGGEITVRFPGGTGYLAQTLDLDPAGTVQDAVDAALAELRDLEHRIRAAEAALSERKPGDPGPTDAELAAYGDLLTAYEDRDGYRADARTEAALHGLGLARITRDRALATLSGGEQSRLALACVLAAAPELLLLDEPTNHLDTRAVGWLEEHLRAHRGTIVTITHDRAFLERVTTVILEVDRDLRTVTRYGDGWDGYRTAKAAARRRWAQEHQEYLADLARTEELAEAAGQRLAATGKDPKQGFGKHRRSHEAKLSGQVRAARTRLEALRRTPVPAPPRPPAFTGRPTETEGTAVSAGRGAAPRTLLELDSVSVGDRLHLPSLRVESGARLLVKGENGAGKTTLLRVLAGDLTPDTGTVHRRARVGYLPQELPARPTRRTLLATFAAGRPGFPDEYADELLALGLFRPEDLAVPVAALSIGQQRRLSLARLMTRPADLLVLDEPTNHIALSLVEELEAALDQYRGAVVVVSHDRSFCARFTGDVLELRNGRPAGATPVYASGEAAVPRT, encoded by the coding sequence ATGCACCCCCAGCGCGACCGCGCTCAACTGACCCTCAAGGACGTCTCCAAGGCGTACGGGGACCGCTCCGTACTCGACCAGGTCACCCTCACCGTCCGGCCTGGCGAGAAGACCGCCGTGATCGGCGAGAACGGCTCCGGAAAGTCGACCCTGCTCCGGCTGCTGGCCGGGGTGGAAGCGCCGGACGGCGGTGAGATCACCGTTCGGTTCCCCGGCGGCACCGGCTACCTCGCCCAGACGCTCGACCTCGACCCGGCCGGGACCGTACAGGACGCCGTCGACGCGGCCCTCGCCGAACTGCGCGACCTCGAACACCGCATCCGCGCGGCGGAGGCGGCCCTCTCGGAGCGCAAGCCCGGCGACCCCGGGCCCACGGACGCGGAGCTCGCGGCGTACGGAGACCTCCTCACCGCCTACGAGGACCGCGACGGCTACCGGGCGGACGCCCGTACCGAAGCGGCTCTGCACGGCCTCGGCCTCGCCCGCATCACCCGCGATCGGGCCCTCGCCACCCTGTCCGGCGGTGAGCAGTCCCGGCTGGCCCTGGCCTGCGTCCTGGCCGCCGCCCCCGAACTGCTGCTGCTCGACGAACCGACCAACCACCTCGACACACGGGCCGTCGGCTGGCTGGAGGAGCACCTGCGCGCCCACCGGGGCACCATCGTCACGATCACCCACGACCGGGCGTTCCTGGAGCGCGTCACCACGGTGATCCTGGAGGTCGACCGCGACCTGCGCACGGTCACCCGGTACGGGGACGGCTGGGACGGCTACCGCACCGCGAAGGCCGCCGCCCGCCGCCGCTGGGCACAGGAACACCAGGAGTACCTGGCGGATCTGGCCCGCACCGAAGAGCTGGCCGAGGCCGCAGGACAACGGCTCGCGGCCACCGGCAAGGACCCCAAGCAGGGCTTCGGCAAGCACCGCCGCTCGCACGAGGCGAAACTGTCCGGCCAGGTCAGGGCCGCCCGCACCCGGCTGGAGGCCCTGCGCCGGACTCCCGTACCGGCCCCGCCCCGCCCACCGGCCTTCACCGGCCGCCCGACGGAAACCGAGGGGACGGCCGTGTCCGCGGGCCGGGGCGCCGCCCCTCGGACGCTCCTCGAACTGGACTCCGTCTCCGTGGGCGACCGCCTCCACCTCCCCTCCCTGCGCGTGGAGTCCGGAGCGCGCCTGCTGGTCAAGGGAGAGAACGGGGCGGGAAAGACCACGCTCCTGCGCGTCCTCGCGGGGGACCTGACGCCCGACACCGGCACCGTCCACCGCCGCGCCCGGGTCGGCTACCTCCCGCAGGAGCTGCCCGCCCGGCCGACCCGGCGCACCCTGCTCGCGACCTTCGCGGCGGGCCGCCCCGGCTTCCCCGACGAGTACGCCGACGAGCTCCTGGCCCTCGGCCTGTTCCGGCCCGAGGACCTGGCCGTGCCCGTCGCGGCGCTCTCCATCGGCCAGCAGCGCAGGCTGTCGCTGGCCCGCCTGATGACCCGACCGGCCGATCTGCTGGTGCTGGACGAGCCGACGAACCACATCGCGCTCAGCCTGGTGGAGGAGCTGGAGGCGGCCCTCGACCAGTACCGGGGAGCGGTCGTCGTCGTCTCGCACGACCGCAGCTTCTGCGCCCGCTTCACCGGCGACGTCCTGGAACTGCGCAACGGCCGCCCGGCAGGGGCGACGCCGGTCTACGCCTCGGGGGAGGCGGCCGTCCCGCGCACCTGA
- a CDS encoding adenosylcobinamide amidohydrolase: protein MPAQRGELRERHEDGQRLHHLLWRLGPGVRVCSSAVLGGGIGPRAWIINVQVPGGYPRLDPDRHLAEIAAAEGLTGPGAGLMTAAEVAAYTTGHDGGVTATVTAGLGVRGWAAAPDEGTGSPHGPGTVNIVVTVPVALSDAALVNAVATATEAKVQALLDAGLDCSGTPTDAVCVAAPEPGPAGGEPFAGPRSAWGARIARAVHTAVLAGARPAR, encoded by the coding sequence TTGCCCGCGCAACGCGGGGAACTGCGCGAACGGCACGAGGACGGGCAGCGCCTCCACCACCTCCTCTGGCGGCTGGGCCCCGGTGTCCGGGTGTGCAGCAGCGCGGTCCTCGGCGGCGGCATCGGCCCCCGCGCCTGGATCATCAACGTCCAGGTCCCCGGCGGCTACCCCCGCCTCGACCCGGACCGCCACCTCGCCGAGATCGCCGCGGCGGAGGGGCTCACCGGCCCCGGCGCCGGGCTGATGACCGCGGCCGAGGTCGCCGCGTACACCACCGGGCACGACGGCGGCGTCACCGCGACCGTCACAGCGGGCCTCGGCGTACGGGGGTGGGCGGCGGCCCCGGACGAGGGCACGGGGTCACCACACGGGCCCGGCACGGTCAACATCGTCGTCACCGTTCCCGTCGCCCTGTCCGACGCCGCCCTCGTCAACGCCGTCGCCACCGCCACCGAAGCCAAGGTCCAGGCGCTCCTGGACGCCGGACTCGACTGCTCCGGAACCCCCACGGACGCCGTGTGCGTCGCCGCCCCGGAACCGGGCCCGGCCGGCGGCGAACCCTTCGCCGGACCCCGCTCCGCCTGGGGCGCGCGGATCGCCCGGGCCGTGCACACCGCCGTACTGGCAGGCGCCCGCCCGGCGCGGTGA
- a CDS encoding GNAT family N-acetyltransferase gives MDNPARSSLTGPHAHFAVRRGRILRYPVDVSPWLALPDAPDAQDWADVAALAGDTGPIALTAFREPPPHDWEILFRAEGVQLVDESVAAAPDPEAVRLGPADVPEMLDLVARTRPGPFLPRTVEMGAYLGIRRRGALVAMAGERLHPPGWTEISGVCTDESVRGQGLASRLVLAVAHGIRERGETPFLHAAGSNTRAIRLYESLGFRLRRRTEFLSALAPAKLL, from the coding sequence CTGGACAACCCGGCCCGGTCCTCCCTCACCGGCCCGCACGCCCACTTCGCCGTGCGCCGCGGGCGCATCCTGCGCTACCCCGTCGACGTCAGCCCGTGGCTGGCGCTCCCCGACGCCCCGGACGCCCAGGACTGGGCCGACGTCGCGGCGCTCGCCGGGGACACCGGCCCCATAGCCCTGACCGCGTTCCGGGAGCCGCCGCCGCACGACTGGGAGATCCTCTTCCGGGCCGAGGGCGTCCAGCTCGTCGACGAGTCGGTGGCCGCGGCCCCGGACCCGGAAGCGGTCCGGCTGGGCCCGGCGGACGTGCCGGAGATGCTGGACCTGGTGGCGCGCACCCGCCCCGGCCCCTTCCTGCCGCGCACCGTCGAGATGGGCGCCTACCTGGGCATCCGGCGGCGCGGGGCGCTGGTGGCGATGGCAGGGGAGCGGCTGCATCCGCCCGGCTGGACCGAGATCAGCGGCGTCTGCACGGACGAGTCCGTACGGGGGCAGGGGCTGGCCAGCCGACTGGTCCTGGCGGTCGCGCACGGAATCCGCGAGCGCGGCGAAACCCCGTTCCTGCACGCGGCCGGTTCCAACACCAGGGCGATCCGGCTCTACGAATCGCTCGGCTTCCGGCTCCGCCGCCGGACGGAGTTCCTCTCCGCCCTCGCCCCCGCGAAGCTTCTGTAG
- a CDS encoding 3-hydroxyacyl-CoA dehydrogenase NAD-binding domain-containing protein, with translation MSVTPSAAVPAPAPCAPEDVRRVACIGAGVIGGGWAAHFLARGYDVTAWDPAPDAAARLRRLIAAAWPALEQLGLAEGASPDRLTVAATLEEAVAEAQFVQESAPEKLDLKRDLLARLDAAAPAGTVIASSTSGYPMTDMQTEAATPGRLVVGHPFNPPYLIPLVEVVGGERTAPAAVEWASRFYEAAGKSVITMDREVPGFIANRLQEALWREALHMVANGEASVAEIDASITEGPGLRWAVMGPMLTFALAGGEGGMAHMLDHFGPSLKSPWTRLEAPELDRTLYDAVVAGCEEAADGRSIADLVAERDRGVIDVLRATGRLPRSAEEATR, from the coding sequence GTGTCTGTCACCCCCTCGGCCGCCGTGCCCGCCCCCGCCCCCTGCGCCCCGGAGGACGTACGCCGTGTCGCGTGCATCGGGGCCGGGGTGATCGGCGGTGGCTGGGCCGCCCATTTCCTCGCCCGCGGTTACGACGTCACCGCCTGGGACCCGGCACCCGACGCGGCGGCCCGGCTGCGCCGCCTGATCGCCGCCGCATGGCCCGCGCTGGAGCAGCTCGGCCTGGCCGAGGGTGCGTCGCCGGACCGGCTGACCGTTGCCGCGACACTCGAAGAGGCCGTCGCCGAGGCCCAGTTCGTCCAGGAGAGCGCCCCGGAGAAGCTGGACCTCAAGCGCGACCTGCTGGCCCGGCTGGACGCCGCCGCACCCGCCGGTACGGTGATCGCCTCGTCCACCTCCGGCTACCCGATGACGGACATGCAGACCGAGGCCGCCACCCCCGGACGGCTCGTCGTCGGGCACCCCTTCAACCCGCCCTACCTCATCCCCCTGGTCGAGGTCGTCGGCGGCGAACGGACCGCTCCCGCGGCGGTGGAGTGGGCTTCGCGCTTCTACGAGGCCGCGGGCAAGTCCGTCATCACCATGGACCGCGAGGTGCCGGGCTTCATCGCCAACCGGCTCCAGGAAGCCCTGTGGCGGGAGGCCCTGCACATGGTCGCGAACGGTGAGGCGTCCGTGGCGGAGATAGACGCGTCGATCACCGAGGGACCGGGGCTGCGCTGGGCGGTGATGGGCCCGATGCTGACGTTCGCCCTCGCGGGCGGCGAGGGAGGCATGGCCCATATGCTCGACCACTTCGGTCCCTCACTGAAGTCACCCTGGACCCGGCTCGAAGCCCCCGAACTGGACCGCACCCTGTACGACGCGGTGGTCGCGGGCTGCGAGGAGGCGGCCGACGGCCGGAGCATCGCGGACCTGGTGGCAGAGCGCGACCGGGGCGTGATCGACGTCCTGCGCGCGACCGGCCGCCTGCCCCGGTCGGCCGAGGAGGCCACCCGATGA
- a CDS encoding BKACE family enzyme translates to MPVNQDVIITCALTGAGDTVGRSPHVPVTPEQIAASAVEAAGAGAAVVHIHVREPETGAPSRDPRLYREVVERIRESGTDVVINLTAGMGGDLVIDPQAPLRRLPGTDLVGGLERLPHVEELLPDICTLDCGSLNFGDGSNLYVSTPDMLRTGAKRIRELGVRPELEIFDTGQLWFAKQLLAEGLLDDPTVFQLCMGIPWGAPADPGVLQSMVNMLPTGAQWASFALGRMQMPWVAQSILLGGHVRVGLEDNLYLGKGVKATNAQLVERAVRITESLGSRVATPDEARKKLGLRPRT, encoded by the coding sequence ATGCCCGTGAACCAGGACGTCATCATCACCTGCGCCCTCACCGGAGCCGGTGACACCGTCGGCCGAAGCCCCCATGTTCCGGTGACCCCCGAGCAGATCGCCGCGTCGGCGGTCGAGGCCGCCGGAGCCGGGGCGGCAGTGGTGCACATCCATGTCCGTGAGCCGGAGACCGGCGCGCCCTCCCGCGACCCCCGCCTGTACCGCGAGGTCGTCGAGCGCATCCGGGAGAGCGGCACGGACGTCGTCATCAACCTGACCGCCGGAATGGGCGGGGACCTGGTGATCGACCCGCAGGCCCCGCTCCGCCGGCTGCCGGGCACCGACCTGGTCGGCGGGCTGGAACGGCTGCCGCACGTCGAGGAGTTGCTGCCCGACATCTGCACCCTGGACTGCGGTTCGCTCAACTTCGGCGACGGCAGCAACCTCTACGTCTCGACCCCCGACATGCTGCGCACCGGCGCGAAGCGCATCCGGGAACTCGGGGTCCGGCCCGAGCTGGAGATCTTCGACACCGGGCAGCTGTGGTTCGCCAAGCAGCTCCTCGCCGAGGGCCTGCTCGACGACCCCACGGTCTTCCAGCTCTGCATGGGCATCCCGTGGGGCGCGCCCGCCGACCCGGGCGTCCTCCAGTCGATGGTCAACATGCTGCCCACCGGCGCCCAGTGGGCGAGCTTCGCCCTCGGCCGGATGCAGATGCCGTGGGTCGCGCAGTCGATCCTGCTCGGCGGACACGTCCGGGTCGGCCTGGAGGACAACCTCTACCTGGGCAAGGGCGTCAAGGCCACCAACGCCCAGCTGGTGGAGCGCGCCGTACGGATCACCGAGTCCCTCGGCTCCCGGGTCGCCACGCCCGACGAGGCCCGCAAGAAGCTCGGCCTGCGCCCGCGCACCTGA
- a CDS encoding PP2C family protein-serine/threonine phosphatase produces MARKQHTARGRNAARNRNAALPGTEAAVASDTGVIAASASRIGDWPLAAGLALLTVLVVFLDHTTGDELRVVPLLVVVPALASVYCTLRQTVWVAVWMTTVVVGFRVGADGTFWDFVFGIGFAVLACALGVAACAARIRHATEMARLRSAAVALQRQILRPLPVVTDHVFAYGLYEPIEEDRFVGGDIYEVVESPHGTRVIIGDVQGKGIAAIGAGFAAIAAFREAAIREPTLTGVVEALEDAVVRHNVFSAQTGEAERFVTALVLGFDESGRVEAVNCGHLPPRLLHEGRASAVTLHRTYVPLGLAGLSREIRTTESFALPSDATLLVVTDGVTEARDAAGAFYPLDDRVGRWAGRGPRELLAALHADLEDFSDGVRRDDIAALALRRAPAEDRLRRRAAAV; encoded by the coding sequence ATGGCACGGAAGCAGCACACGGCGCGAGGCCGGAACGCGGCCCGGAACCGGAATGCCGCCCTGCCCGGTACGGAAGCGGCCGTCGCCTCCGACACTGGCGTCATCGCGGCGTCCGCGAGCCGGATCGGCGACTGGCCGCTGGCCGCCGGGCTGGCGCTGCTGACCGTGCTGGTGGTGTTCCTCGACCACACGACGGGCGATGAGCTGCGGGTCGTTCCGCTGCTCGTGGTCGTCCCGGCCCTGGCCTCCGTCTACTGCACCCTCCGCCAGACGGTCTGGGTCGCGGTGTGGATGACCACGGTCGTCGTCGGTTTCCGGGTCGGCGCGGACGGAACCTTCTGGGACTTCGTCTTCGGCATCGGCTTCGCCGTGCTCGCCTGTGCCCTGGGCGTCGCCGCCTGCGCGGCCCGTATCCGGCACGCCACCGAGATGGCGCGGCTGCGCTCCGCCGCCGTCGCTCTGCAGCGCCAGATCCTGCGGCCGCTGCCCGTCGTGACCGATCACGTCTTCGCGTACGGGCTCTACGAGCCGATCGAGGAGGACCGCTTCGTCGGCGGCGACATCTACGAGGTCGTCGAGTCGCCCCACGGCACCCGGGTGATCATCGGGGACGTCCAGGGCAAGGGGATCGCGGCCATCGGCGCCGGGTTCGCGGCCATCGCCGCGTTCCGTGAGGCGGCGATCCGCGAGCCCACGCTCACCGGAGTGGTGGAGGCCCTGGAGGACGCCGTCGTCCGGCACAACGTCTTCTCCGCCCAGACGGGGGAGGCCGAGCGCTTCGTCACCGCGCTGGTTCTCGGGTTCGACGAGAGCGGCCGCGTGGAGGCCGTGAACTGCGGCCACCTGCCGCCGAGGCTCCTGCACGAGGGCCGGGCCTCGGCCGTCACGCTCCACCGGACGTACGTGCCCCTCGGCCTCGCCGGGCTCAGCAGGGAGATCCGTACGACCGAGTCGTTCGCCCTCCCGTCGGACGCGACGCTCCTCGTCGTCACGGACGGGGTGACCGAGGCCCGTGACGCCGCCGGGGCCTTCTACCCCCTGGACGACCGGGTCGGGCGCTGGGCCGGGCGGGGGCCGCGCGAACTGCTCGCCGCGCTCCACGCCGACCTGGAGGACTTCTCCGACGGCGTCCGGCGCGACGACATCGCCGCGCTCGCCCTGCGCCGGGCGCCGGCCGAGGACCGGCTGCGCCGACGGGCCGCCGCTGTCTGA
- a CDS encoding NUDIX domain-containing protein has protein sequence MPTGRRSAGLLLFRVTGTGSGGERDVEVLIGHMGGPFWAGREAAAWSVPKGEYGPEEDAEAAARREFVEELGVSLPPGDWIALGEARQRSGKTVTVWAVEAELDVASVVPGTFTMEWPRGSGVQREFPEMDRFAWCTPEVAAERLVAGQRVFVDRLRAQVRGTAASPEA, from the coding sequence ATGCCGACAGGAAGGCGCAGCGCGGGTCTTCTCCTCTTCCGGGTCACGGGAACCGGGAGCGGCGGTGAGCGGGACGTCGAGGTGCTGATCGGGCACATGGGCGGCCCGTTCTGGGCGGGGCGGGAGGCGGCCGCCTGGTCGGTGCCCAAGGGCGAGTACGGACCGGAGGAGGACGCGGAGGCGGCGGCACGGCGGGAATTCGTGGAGGAGCTGGGGGTGTCCCTCCCGCCCGGCGACTGGATCGCGCTGGGCGAGGCCCGGCAGCGCAGTGGCAAGACGGTGACGGTGTGGGCGGTCGAGGCGGAGCTCGACGTGGCGTCCGTGGTGCCGGGGACGTTCACGATGGAGTGGCCGCGCGGCTCCGGCGTACAGCGGGAGTTCCCGGAGATGGACCGGTTCGCCTGGTGTACGCCGGAGGTGGCCGCCGAGCGGCTGGTCGCGGGCCAGCGGGTGTTCGTCGACCGGCTGCGCGCTCAGGTGCGCGGGACGGCCGCCTCCCCCGAGGCGTAG
- a CDS encoding TetR family transcriptional regulator C-terminal domain-containing protein — MQQDEVAARVRHVIDAAGVSAREFARRIVIDPSKLSRSLNGTRRFTAAELARIADIGGVDVGWLLGSAAGTAAAPPPVRSPSHPRPPSPAPEGGRPLQIVRETVRLIAERGFHAVRVADIAAACDTSTAAIHYHFPGRDELLEAAVRWCMDEDTRRRAEATAGTRHAGDELRLLIALQTPRTDQQRRQWCVWLDLWAEAARSTTVGRLHVEYYRQWRETVADVIRRGIEQRVFRPVDADGAALALTALIDGLASQVLATEPGRPGTDAQSMHDALLAHVDACLSAPTRA, encoded by the coding sequence ATGCAGCAGGACGAGGTGGCCGCACGGGTCCGGCATGTGATCGACGCGGCGGGGGTGAGCGCCCGGGAGTTCGCGCGGCGGATCGTCATCGATCCGTCGAAGCTCTCCCGTTCCCTGAACGGGACGCGCCGTTTCACCGCCGCCGAGCTGGCCCGTATCGCCGATATCGGCGGCGTGGACGTCGGGTGGCTCCTCGGCTCGGCGGCCGGTACGGCAGCGGCACCGCCACCCGTACGTTCGCCGTCCCACCCGCGCCCGCCCTCGCCCGCACCGGAGGGCGGCAGGCCCTTGCAGATCGTGCGCGAGACCGTCCGGCTGATCGCCGAGCGCGGTTTCCACGCCGTACGGGTCGCGGACATCGCCGCGGCCTGCGACACCAGCACCGCGGCGATCCACTACCACTTCCCCGGCCGCGACGAACTCCTCGAAGCGGCCGTGCGCTGGTGCATGGACGAGGACACCCGCCGCCGTGCGGAGGCCACGGCCGGGACCCGCCATGCCGGGGACGAGCTGCGCCTGCTGATCGCGCTCCAGACTCCCCGCACGGATCAGCAGCGGCGGCAGTGGTGCGTCTGGCTCGACCTGTGGGCGGAGGCCGCCCGGTCCACCACCGTCGGACGGCTCCACGTGGAGTACTACCGCCAGTGGCGGGAGACGGTCGCCGACGTGATCCGGCGCGGCATCGAACAGCGCGTGTTCCGCCCGGTCGACGCGGACGGAGCGGCCCTCGCCCTCACCGCGCTGATCGACGGGCTGGCCTCCCAGGTCCTGGCCACCGAGCCCGGCCGTCCGGGCACCGACGCACAGTCCATGCACGACGCGCTGCTCGCCCATGTGGACGCCTGCCTCAGCGCGCCCACGCGTGCCTGA
- a CDS encoding RNA polymerase sigma factor SigF, which produces MTEHSAQIAGPERAGATEELPWIEDAGKVAPMDARRLSRLFFDRLQVLDEGTHEYQYARNTLIEMNLSLVRFAANRFRNRGSGDMEDIIQVGTVGLIKAIDRFDLSREVEFTSFAVPYIVGEIKRFFRDTSWAVHVPRRLQELRVDLAKSKESLAGDLDRDPTVPELADHLGIEESEVTEGIVASNGYTAGSLDMPTDASEAGPHGTAGRTFADVLGEPDPAMESVENLHALAPLLDELDERERRIIDMRFGREMTQAQIGTELGISQMHVSRLLNRMLGRLRSAMLAQE; this is translated from the coding sequence ATGACGGAGCACAGTGCGCAGATCGCCGGTCCGGAGCGGGCGGGCGCCACGGAGGAGCTTCCGTGGATCGAGGACGCCGGGAAGGTCGCCCCGATGGACGCGCGCCGGCTCTCACGCCTCTTCTTCGACCGTCTCCAGGTGCTGGACGAGGGCACGCACGAGTACCAGTACGCGCGCAACACCCTCATAGAGATGAACCTGTCCCTGGTCCGCTTCGCCGCCAACCGCTTCCGCAACCGGGGCAGCGGCGACATGGAGGACATCATCCAGGTCGGCACGGTCGGGCTGATCAAGGCGATCGACCGGTTCGACCTCTCCCGGGAGGTCGAGTTCACCTCGTTCGCGGTGCCGTACATCGTGGGCGAGATCAAGCGGTTCTTCCGCGACACCAGCTGGGCGGTGCATGTGCCCCGACGCCTCCAGGAGCTGCGGGTCGACCTCGCCAAGTCGAAGGAGTCGCTCGCGGGCGACCTCGACCGGGACCCGACCGTGCCGGAGCTGGCGGATCACCTGGGCATCGAGGAGTCCGAGGTCACCGAGGGCATCGTCGCCTCCAACGGGTACACGGCGGGATCCCTGGACATGCCGACCGACGCCTCCGAGGCCGGGCCCCACGGGACGGCGGGGCGGACGTTCGCCGATGTGCTCGGCGAACCGGATCCCGCGATGGAGAGCGTCGAGAACCTCCACGCCCTCGCACCGCTGCTGGACGAACTGGACGAACGCGAACGCCGGATCATCGACATGCGCTTCGGCCGCGAGATGACCCAGGCGCAGATCGGCACGGAACTGGGGATATCGCAGATGCATGTGTCCCGGCTGCTGAACCGCATGCTGGGCAGGCTGCGGAGCGCCATGCTCGCCCAGGAGTGA
- a CDS encoding thioesterase family protein produces MNEQQTPAATEETAVAEETTVIGDAAELPLVRRTVRPEWIDYNGHMSEAFYVLVFGHATDAMMIETGLHAGYRESTGCSLYTVESHIRYLRDVAEGAHLAIRTRLLGTDAKKVRLCHELYALGSPDAVPEPDAAPVATSELLALHVDQQAGRTTPFPEAVRARLAGLTEPAPAWAGRSIAEVPTPR; encoded by the coding sequence ATGAACGAGCAGCAGACTCCCGCGGCGACAGAGGAGACAGCGGTGGCGGAGGAGACGACCGTGATCGGGGACGCCGCAGAACTCCCCCTGGTCCGCCGGACCGTGCGGCCCGAGTGGATCGACTACAACGGCCATATGAGCGAGGCGTTCTACGTCCTGGTCTTCGGGCACGCCACCGACGCCATGATGATCGAGACCGGCCTGCACGCCGGATACCGCGAGAGCACCGGCTGCTCGCTCTACACCGTCGAGTCCCACATCCGCTACCTCCGCGACGTGGCCGAGGGCGCTCATCTGGCCATCCGCACGCGCTTGTTGGGGACGGACGCGAAGAAGGTGCGCCTCTGCCACGAGCTGTACGCGCTCGGCTCGCCCGACGCCGTACCGGAACCGGACGCCGCCCCGGTCGCGACGAGCGAGCTGCTCGCGCTCCACGTGGACCAACAGGCGGGCCGCACCACGCCGTTCCCCGAAGCCGTCCGGGCACGGCTGGCCGGGCTCACCGAACCGGCCCCCGCGTGGGCGGGCCGCTCCATCGCCGAGGTGCCGACGCCCCGCTGA
- a CDS encoding PTS-dependent dihydroxyacetone kinase phosphotransferase subunit DhaM — protein sequence MSGEPQVGIVLVSHSGPVADSVAELARGLAAGGVTAPVAAAGGLPNGGLGTSAELIGRAAASVDRGVGVAVLVDLGSAVLTVKAMLAEGDELPPDTQLVDAPFVEGAVAAVVTASAGGDLAAVEAAASEAYGYRKT from the coding sequence ATGAGCGGCGAGCCGCAGGTGGGCATCGTGCTGGTCTCCCACAGCGGCCCGGTCGCCGACTCGGTGGCCGAGCTGGCCCGGGGGCTCGCCGCCGGTGGGGTGACCGCACCGGTCGCGGCGGCAGGAGGGCTGCCGAACGGCGGGCTCGGTACGAGCGCCGAGCTCATCGGCCGCGCCGCCGCATCGGTGGACCGTGGCGTCGGGGTCGCGGTCCTCGTGGACCTGGGCAGTGCGGTCCTCACAGTGAAGGCGATGCTCGCCGAGGGCGACGAACTGCCCCCGGACACCCAGCTGGTGGACGCGCCGTTCGTGGAGGGTGCGGTGGCCGCCGTGGTGACCGCATCGGCGGGCGGCGACCTCGCGGCGGTGGAGGCGGCGGCCTCGGAGGCGTACGGCTACCGCAAGACGTAG
- the dhaL gene encoding dihydroxyacetone kinase subunit DhaL has translation MLDADFFRRWMAATAASVEREADHLTELDSAIGDADHGSNLQRGFTAVTAAVGKDAPATPGAVLTLAGRQLISTVGGASGPLYGTLLRRTGKALGEEAEVTPDQFAQAFAAGVAAVGQLGGAQAGDKTMLDALLPAAQALGSSFEGAANAARAGAEATVPLQARKGRASYLGERSIGHQDPGATSAALLVEALARTAADGGGA, from the coding sequence GTGCTCGACGCCGACTTCTTCCGCCGCTGGATGGCCGCCACCGCGGCCTCCGTGGAGCGGGAGGCGGACCATCTGACCGAGCTGGACTCGGCCATCGGGGACGCCGATCACGGAAGCAACCTCCAGCGCGGCTTCACGGCGGTGACCGCCGCGGTGGGGAAGGACGCCCCCGCCACCCCGGGCGCCGTGCTCACCCTGGCCGGGCGGCAGCTCATCTCCACCGTCGGCGGGGCGTCCGGGCCGCTGTACGGGACGCTGCTGCGCCGTACGGGCAAGGCGCTCGGGGAGGAGGCCGAGGTGACGCCGGACCAGTTCGCCCAGGCCTTCGCCGCGGGGGTCGCCGCGGTCGGGCAGCTGGGCGGGGCGCAGGCCGGGGACAAGACGATGCTGGACGCGCTGCTGCCCGCGGCACAGGCCCTGGGCTCGTCGTTCGAGGGCGCCGCGAACGCGGCCCGCGCGGGCGCCGAGGCGACGGTGCCGTTGCAGGCGCGCAAGGGGCGTGCCAGCTATCTCGGTGAGCGCAGCATCGGGCATCAGGACCCGGGCGCGACATCGGCGGCGCTGCTGGTGGAGGCCCTGGCGCGGACCGCGGCGGACGGGGGCGGCGCATGA